From a single Brassica oleracea var. oleracea cultivar TO1000 chromosome C5, BOL, whole genome shotgun sequence genomic region:
- the LOC106345067 gene encoding uncharacterized protein LOC106345067, with protein sequence MNQRDEEARQLGYIEFPLFFVWNKNPKEWTKRKRNTAVGRIHFVSPGSGQLFYLRLLLTKVKGPTSFEDIKTIDGVLYPSFQDACYALGLLDDDQEYIDAIKEASNWGSADYLQLELSEAQVENLALLEIEKLLRSNGNSLNNHPSMPKPQNNNVPSSLLTSLTDEQRNVYDRIVASVESRAGGVYFVNGFGRTGKTYLWKTLSTYIRSKGEIVINVASSGMAALLLDGGRTAHSQLELSEAQVENLALLEIEKLLRSNGSSLNNHPSMPKPQNNNVPSSVNRLICEERCYNRALCAEKHQQLLTSLTDEQRNVYDRIVASVESRAGGVYFVNGFGGTGKTYLWKTLSTYIRSKGEIVINVASSGMAALLLDGGRTAHSRFSIPIQLNESSFCNFTPGSELAELLLESKLIIWDEAPMLHRHCFEAFDRSMRDISRAAKVPNADNPFGGKTVVFGGEFRQVLPVIPKGSMGQIVQASLTSSVLWRYCTVLSLTKNLRLSVDADPAENESIKEFSEWILKLGDGKLSEPNNGEAEINIPSDVLLMDSHDPIASITKAIYPSLVQNLTEESFFKDRAILCPTNDVVEEVNNHIMDLLPGESKEYYSSDKICPSDTTTIRDNNVSVEFLNSIKCFGLPNHVLKLKKGVHVMLLRNIDQKKGLCNGTRLQITKMGEHVLEARVITQIESGDSDKKVFIARMLLTPTDVKLPFQFQRRQFPISSCFGMTINKSQCQSLSHVGIYLPRPVFTHGQLYVAVSRVKSRKGLKILIVNGEGKRDSKTTNVVFKEIFQKVRPS encoded by the exons ATGAACCAACGAGATGAAGAAGCAAGACAGTTGGGTTACATTGAATTTCCATTATTCTTTGTCTGGAACAAGAATCCTAAAGAATGGACTAAACGTAAAAGGAATACAGCTGTTGGGCGAATCCATTTTGTTTCACCAG GTTCGGGTCAACTATTTTATCTAAGGCTGCTACTAACCAAGGTTAAAGGTCCTACAAGTTTTGAGGATATAAAAACTATAGATGGAGTTTTGTACCCGAGCTTTCAAGATGCATGTTATGCTTTAGGCCTCCTAGACGACGACCAGGAGTATATTGATGCTATCAAGGAAGCTAGCAATTGGGGATCAGCCGATTACCTGC AACTAGAGTTATCGGAAGCCCAGGTAGAGAATCTAGCATTGCTTGAAATCGAGAAGCTTCTACGGTCAAATGGGAATAGTCTAAATAACCATCCTTCAATGCCAAAACCTCAGAACAATAATGTTCCATCTTCA CTACTGACATCACTAACAGATGAACAAAGGAATGTTTATGATCGTATAGTGGCTTCTGTAGAATCTAGAGCTGGAGGTGTTTATTTTGTTAATGGGTTTGGACGTACTGGAAAGACTTATCTTTGGAAGACTTTGTCCACGTACATCAGATCCAAAGGAGAAATTGTCATTAATGTAGCTTCCAGTGGAATGGCAGCTTTGCTGTTAGATGGAGGACGAACTGCTCATTCAC AACTAGAGTTATCGGAAGCCCAGGTAGAGAATCTAGCATTGCTTGAAATCGAGAAGCTTCTACGGTCAAATGGGAGTAGTCTAAATAACCATCCTTCAATGCCAAAACCTCAGAACAATAATGTTCCATCTTCAGTAAATAGACTGATTTGTGAAGAAAGGTGTTATAACCGAGCTTTATGCGCTGAAAAACATCAACAGCTACTGACATCACTAACAGATGAACAAAGGAATGTTTATGATCGTATAGTGGCTTCTGTAGAATCTAGAGCTGGAGGTGTTTATTTTGTTAATGGGTTTGGAGGTACTGGAAAGACTTATCTTTGGAAGACTTTGTCCACGTACATCAGATCCAAAGGAGAAATTGTCATTAATGTAGCTTCCAGTGGAATGGCAGCTTTGTTGTTAGATGGAGGACGAACTGCTCATTCACGTTTCTCAATACCCATACAGCTAAACGAAAGTTCTTTCTGCAATTTTACGCCTGGTAGTGAGCTGGCTGAGCTACTATTGGAATCCAAGTTGATAATCTGGGATGAAGCACCGATGTTACATAGGCATTGTTTTGAGGCTTTTGATAGAAGTATGAGAGATATCTCACGAGCAGCAAAGGTCCCTAATGCTGATAATCCGTTTGGTGGGAAGACGGTTGTCTTTGGAGGTGAATTTCGCCAAGTGTTGCCTGTTATTCCTAAAGGGAGTATGGGGCAAATTGTTCAAGCTTCTCTTACTTCTTCGGTGTTGTGGCGCTATTGTACTGTACTTTCTTTAACAAAAAATTTGAGGCTATCAGTGGATGCAGACCCTGCGGAGAATGAATCCATCAAAGAATTTTCAGAATGGATTTTGAAACTAGGAGATGGAAAGCTATCAGAACCAAACAATGGTGAAGCTGAGATCAATATACCAAGTGATGTGCTTCTTATGGACTCACATGATCCTATAGCTTCAATCACCAAAGCCATTTATCCATCATTGGTTCAAAATCTAACAGAAGAATCATTCTTTAAAGACCGTGCAATACTTTGTCCTACTAATGACGTTGTCGAGGAGGTCAATAATCACATTATGGATCTTCTCCCTGGAGAGTCAAAGGAATACTATAGCTCAGACAAAATCTGCCCTTCTGATACTACTACGATCAGAGATAATAATGTCTCGGTTGAATTTCTAAATTCAATAAAATGTTTTGGATTACCAAACCATGTTCTGAAGCTGAAGAAAGGAGTTCATGTGATGCTTTTAAGGAACATTGATCAGAAAAAGGGTTTGTGCAATGGTACAAGATTGCAAATAACTAAGATGGGAGAACATGTTCTGGAAGCACGTGTCATTACTCAAATCGAAAGCGGTGATTCAGACAAAAAAGTCTTTATTGCAAGAATGTTGCTCACACCTACGGATGTGAAATTGCCTTTTCAGTTTCAAAGGAGACAATTTCCAATATCTTCTTGCTTTGGAATGACCATTAACAAGAGCCAATGTCAGAGTTTATCTCATGTAGGAATCTATTTGCCAAGACCGGTTTTTACTCATGGTCAACTTTATGTTGCTGTGTCAAGAGTTAAAAGTAGAAAAGGTCTAAAGATCTTAATTGTTAATGGAGAGGGGAAAAGGGATTCCAAAACGACGAATGTTGTTTTCAAGGAGATATTCCAGAAAGTCAGACCTTCATAA
- the LOC106345068 gene encoding uncharacterized protein LOC106345068 has protein sequence MGGEIDASVNNGRGPFVFRLHGQNFHQIGSLLPEEGLPPAFTQLYIFDTENEVRNRISAFSSKRRAPNSQSRTLRDDTVEAIKSMLDECNPYAKILRTARDRFGDALQSSDVKMILISGRGTNEKTYNLPTTSEVAALFVGDFDEEIDARDIIVETKGKKLTRISELHPSYLPLQYPLLFPFGEDGYHIDLHLKRTTTTSKKPRSKVSMREFFAYKIFERYNQFSALMFSGKLFQQFLVDGFTMIEAERIRYLKLNQKALRADKYSNVSTYAASGNQDSTKCGERIVLPSTYVGGARYMREKYMDAMAVCQTFGYPELFITFTCNPKWPEITRHLQQRRLKSEDRADILSRVFKMKLDSLIFEIHNKNLFGSSRGVIYTIEFQKRGLPHAHILLWLMPRSKTPTTIDIDKVISAEIPDQATDPILYDIVKELMIHGPCGLANPRSPCMDKGKCTKKFPKDFSNDTYINKDGFPVYRRRNDGRFVEKSGVPIDNRFVIPYNPYILLKYHAHINVEWCNQTRAIKYLFKYINKGNDRVTAAAAVPKEVPTNEVGGETIVIDEIKEYYDCRYVSPGESSWRTFGFEIHHSSTTVQRLAVQLPGEHHVT, from the exons ATGGGTGGAGAAATTGATGCTTCTGTGAACAACGGACGTGGACCTTTTGTCTTCAGGCTTCATGGTCAAAACTTTCATCAAATTGGAAGCTTGCTGCCTGAAGAAGGACTCCCTCCTGCTTTTACACAGTTGTATATATTTGATACTGAAAATGAAGTTAGAAACAGAATATCAGCTTTCAG TTCCAAAAGAAGAGCACCAAATTCTCAGTCTAGAACCCTACGTGATGATACTGTGGAAGCTATTAAATCTATGCTGGATGAATGCAATCCATACGCAAAGATACTCAGAACCGCAAGGGATCGATTTGGTGATGCATTGCAGTCATCTGATGTGAAGATGATTTTGATTTCTGGACGTGGGACAAATGAGAAAACCTATAATCTTCCTACAACTTCAGAAGTTGCTGCATTATTTGTGGGAGATTTTGATGAAGAAATAGATGCTCGAGATATTATTGTGGAAACAAAGGGAAAGAAATTGACCAGGATAAGTGAGCTTCACCCTTCATATCTACCTCTACAATATCCACTGTTATTTCCATTTGGTGAAGATGGTTATCATATTGATCTACATCTCAAGAGGACGACAACAACATCAAAAAAGCCACGGTCTAAAGTTAGCATGAGGGAGTTTTTTGCATACAAAATTTTTGAGCGCTATAACCAATTCAGTGCTCTTATGTTCTCCGGGAAACTCTTTCAGCAATTTTTGGTTGATGGTTTTACAATGATAGAAGCAGAAAGAATTAGATATCTCAAGTTAAACCAAAAGGCATTACGTGCAGATAAATACAGCAATGTTTCAACTTATGCAGCAAGTGGAAACCAAGATTCTACAAAGTGTGGAGAGAGAATCGTCTTACCTTCAACATATGTGGGTGGTGCACGTTACATGCGAGAAAAGTACATGGATGCAATGGCTGTTTGTCAAACTTTTGGATATCCAGAATTATTCATTACATTCACTTGCAATCCCAAATGGCCGGAGATTACAAGACATCTACAGCAACGACGACTAAAATCTGAAGACAGAGCTGACATTTTGTCTCGTGTCTTCAAAATGAAGTTGGATAGTCTCATATTTGAAATACATAACAAAAACCTGTTTGGTTCATCAAGAGGAG TAATATATACTATAGAGTTCCAGAAACGAGGACTTCCACATGCCCACATTTTGCTATGGCTGATGCCACGTTCCAAAACGCCTACAACAATTGACATCGACAAAGTGATTTCTGCTGAAATTCCTGATCAAGCCACTGACCCAATACTCTATGATATAGTGAAAGAACTCATGATTCATGGTCCATGTGGGTTAGCAAATCCACGTTCACCTTGCATGGACAAAGGGAAATGCACCAAGAAATTCCCCAAAGACTTCTCGAATGATACATATATCAATAAAGATGGTTTTCCAGTTTATCGCCGAAGAAATGATGGGCGTTTTGTTGAAAAAAGCGGAGTTCCTATAGACAACCGGTTTGTAATTCCTTACAATCCCTATATACTCCTCAAGTATCATGCACATATAAATGTTGAATGGTGCAACCAGACAAGAGCAATCAAGTATTTGTTCAAATACATCAATAAAGGTAATGATAGAGTCACTGCAGCAGCAGCAGTTCCTAAAGAGGTTCCAACAAATGAGGTGGGAGGTGAGACGATTGTTATAGATGAAATAAAGGAGTACTATGATTGCAG GTATGTTTCACCTGGTGAATCATCATGGCGAACCTTTGGCTTTGAGATTCATCACAGCAGCACCACTGTGCAAAGATTGGCAGTTCAGTTACCAGGAGAGCACCATGTGACATAG